From one Gossypium hirsutum isolate 1008001.06 chromosome D08, Gossypium_hirsutum_v2.1, whole genome shotgun sequence genomic stretch:
- the LOC121220328 gene encoding uncharacterized protein has product MDWINASNNRLLEMNMMEEFRAQAYENVKLYKEKTKRWHDKKILPRQFELGQQVLSFNSMLKLFPSKLKSHWSGPFEIMHVYPHGAVEVKDGEIGFNFKVNGQRLKHYWGAPILYDKHSIAFRTT; this is encoded by the coding sequence atggATTGGATTAATGCTAGCAATAACCGACTACTGGAGATGAATATGATGGAGGAATTCAGAGCTCAAGCTTATGAGAATGTCAAACTGtacaaagaaaagacaaaacgATGGCATGATAAGAAGATTTTGCCACGACAATTTGAACTTGGACAACAAGTGTTGTCGTTCAATTCTATGCTGAAATTGTTTCCTAGCAAACTAAAGTCTCATTGGTCTGGCCCATTCGAGATAATGCATGTTTACCCTCATGGAGCTGTAGAAGTCAAAGATGGCGAGATTGGCTTTAATTTCAAAGTCAATGGCCAACGTTTGAAGCATTATTGGGGAGCTCCCATACTTTATGATAAACATTCCATTGCTTTTCGAACTACGTAG